In the Salvia miltiorrhiza cultivar Shanhuang (shh) chromosome 8, IMPLAD_Smil_shh, whole genome shotgun sequence genome, GTTTGACTATATATTTATGGAAGTGTTGATCTCTACTAATGAAACAATTTCTTGGTCTTGTCCCCAAATGCAACAGAATCTGAGTTTTATGCAGTCTGTTATTTGATGACTTGGGATTTATCCGTTACATGTTATAAACCATATATATTCCCGCTTGAACAGATATCCAATTTTGTGATTGGCCTCTACTTCTTGAGTGTTGTAACCAAGTTTGGGATCAGCACGGTGTACCTGGGATTCGCTTCTGTGTGTCTCCTTGCAGTTATGTACATATCAGGCAATGTCGTCGAGACAAAGGGCCGCTCCTTGGAGGAAATAGAACGTGCTTTAAGTCCAGCTGTTTGACACATTTTTTGTAGTTTCTCAACTTTTTAGTTGTAGaaagttgttttgtttttataGTGCAACTCCAGCTGGGAACATCATGTACATGGACAGAGTTGTTGTTCACTTGCATTTGGAATAACATCATGCATTTCTAATcacagtttttttttcttttctttttggtgatGAGATACCTTAATAAAAATCTGATATTCTCCAATTCCATTAGGCTGATGCAGACTCTAAAATCTAAATAGCAGACTTACATGAAAGCAATCAGTCTCTAGGCCCTCCAGAATGTGGACTATTTACAGAACATATATATTGCACAACTTTATAATCAAATAATCACATGAAATGAAAGATCCTGCTGCCGCTGCACAAAAAGGTCGTCTCACCAAACGTCATGAAAACTTGCCATTCACTTCGCAATGCCTGAAGATTATATGACCCGTGGAGAGAACACCACAAAAGAAGTCAATCTCATCATTGTCTTTGGAGCTGAAGAAGATAATCGACACAATCTCTGCTGCATCCCCGACTCCACACAAAATTTGCGGTGGCATTCTCACATGTTGGACTTCCTCTCCCACCTCTCTTTCGTGTCGAGCCTATATAATTTGTAACAAGAGTATAAAGATCCAAGTAAATCACCTCTCAGACACAATTAGGTCAATACACTATCAACTCATGCTGGTAGAggtattttctttcattttactATTCGACCACCTATCTTTCCCAATTGTTAAGTGAACATAAAAAAACAGATAAATAATTGTGAATGAGAGCCTGAGAATACCCCCAATACAACTTGTGGCGTGTTTTTGCTGCTACATTGTCTACTCCACACGATGCGTTCCCCACTCTGTTTTCTGGTTTTAAGTCACCGGTGCCATCCATAGTAGTAGGTTTACTTGGTTCTTGGTCGGAGCTTTCCTGAATTTCAGCAAGCTTCTTGTGGGTCTTCCCTTTCCCATCAGCTCCTGCACATCTCCAACAATCAGAAACCGATCAAAGAGCGAATCAATGGTCGAAGAAAGCACAAAACGTTTTACACCTTTGTCTCGCTTGTGTATTTTAGATTTGGCTTTGATTTGTAAACGCCTCCTATGCAATTCCTGACAATCACAACGAGAAAGAAAGAGCTTCAAATTATTGCGTTCCTTACAGAGTAATCACATATGATCACAATTTaaaaaagagaaacataaaagagaaaaaaatggaaACTAATTAACTCAATTCAATTTCAACACAGTTTCATCTCATGGCAATTCAACAAGAAgtatatgaatttatttatttttctatattttggagaaagatgtaaataaatataaaaccaTTGGTTACTCTATT is a window encoding:
- the LOC131001694 gene encoding uncharacterized protein LOC131001694 isoform X2; this translates as MERGSREEADERREAVISSATSLRPNFKPNPGITESQLSKFQELHRRRLQIKAKSKIHKRDKGADGKGKTHKKLAEIQESSDQEPSKPTTMDGTGDLKPENRVGNASCGVDNVAAKTRHKLYWGLDTKERWERKSNM
- the LOC131001694 gene encoding uncharacterized protein LOC131001694 isoform X1, which produces MERGSREEADERREAVISSATSLRPNFKPNPGITESQLSKFQELHRRRLQIKAKSKIHKRDKGADGKGKTHKKLAEIQESSDQEPSKPTTMDGTGDLKPENRVGNASCGVDNVAAKTRHKLYWGYSQALIHNYLSVFLCSLNNWER